One Trichomycterus rosablanca isolate fTriRos1 chromosome 12, fTriRos1.hap1, whole genome shotgun sequence DNA window includes the following coding sequences:
- the arglu1a gene encoding arginine and glutamate-rich protein 1-A → MGRSRSRSSSRSKHGKGSGGTKHSKKRVSRSRSHSHSKDRERSKKRSRSRENKRSRRKESRSRSRSKSNRERARAASPREVVDIFGRTLSKRTAAEEKQRKEDEEKKAEMERQRKIRQQEIEERLIEEETARRVEEMVARRVEEELEKRRDEIEHEVLRRVEEAKRIMEAQLLQELERQRQAELSAQKAREEEEKSKREELEKILEENNKKIAEAQAKLAEDQLRIVEEQRKIHEERMKLEQERQRQQKEEQKIILGKGKSRPRLSFSLKATE, encoded by the exons ATGGGCCGCTCTCGGAGCCGCAGCTCGTCGCGCTCTAAACACGGTAAGGGCAGCGGAGGCACTAAGCACAGTAAGAAGCGCGTGAGCCGCTCCAGATCCCACTCGCACTCCAAAGACCGAGAAAGGAGCAAAAAGCGCTCGCGCTCCCGTGAGAACAAGCGCAGCCGCCGCAAAGAATCGCGTTCCCGGTCCCGCTCCAAATCCAACAGAGAACGGGCCCGCGCCGCTTCTCCCCGCGAAGTAGTGGACATTTTCGGCCGTACACTGAGTAAGCGCACCGCCGCCGAGGAGAAACAGAGGAAAGAGGATGAGGAGAAGAAAGCAGAGATGGAACGACAGAGGAAGAT tcGCCAGCAGGAGATTGAAGAGCGTCTGATCGAGGAGGAGACAGCGCGGCGCGTGGAGGAGATGGTAGCCCGGCGAGTAGAGGAGGAGCTCGAGAAACGGCGTGACGAGATCGAGCACGAAGTTTTGCGGCGTGTTGAAGAGGCAAAGCGCATCATGGAGGCGCAGCTGCTGCAGGAGCTGGAGAGACAAAGACAGGCTGAACTGAGTGCACAGAAAGCTCGCGAG GAGGAAGAAAAATCCAAACGGGAGGAGTTGGAGAAAATTTTAGAGGAGAACAACAAAAAGATTGCTGAAGCTCAGGCCAAACTG GCTGAAGATCAGCTGCGTATAGTGGAGGAGCAGCGAAAGATCCACGAGGAGCGAATGAAGCTGGAGCAGGAGAGGCAGAGACAGCAGAAGGAAGAGCAGAAGATCATCCTGGGGAAGGGCAAGTCCCGACCTCGCCTCTCCTTCTCGCTCAAAGCCACGGAGTGA